The Streptomyces cyanogenus DNA segment TCGGGACGATGCCGCGGACCCACAGGAGTCGGCGGTACTTGCGGAAGTCGTAGCCTCGGTCGGCGTACAGACGCTTCGGCTTGTGGCGGGGGCGGCCACGCCGGCCCCGGATGCGCGGAATGGCCTCCAGGAGCGGGACGAGCTGGGTGACGTCGTGCCGGTTGCCGCCGGTCAGTGAGACGGCAAGCGGGGTCCCGTGGCGGTCGACGATCACATGGTGCTTGCCGCTGGGACTGACCCCGGCGTACAGCCGACTCGTCTGCCGCCACCTGCGGCTTTGCCTCTGAAAGGGACTCTGACCTGCAGCGGAGTGCCCTCTCCGCTCTTTCAGGAGCTTGCCGCGTCAGGCGGCGGAAAGTCCCTCGTTAGTCCCTCGGACAGCGCTGAAAGCCCCTGGAACGCAGATTCGGGCAACTCTTCTGGCCTGTGGCAGATCGTAGTCCCGGTGGATCGCCGTACGTCGTGCCGACGACCACATCAACGTCCGTTGCCACCCTCGTCCGCGAAGACGGCATCCGTGCCCAGACCGAATGCCGAGAGACCGAAACCGACTTCGGCCCCCAGATCCTCAACGGCGGCGACCACACCGCCGCCCAGCGCCCCACTAGCGCCGAACGTTCCAAGGCCGAGCGATCCGGCCGTATCGAGACACCCCGCGAGACGCTGCGGGAGAGCGTCCGCCACGCCCTGGCCGGAGCCGCCAGCGAGGAAGAGTTCTTGTACCGCCTCGCTGTCGCCGACCTTGCCCGTGAACGAGCACCGCATCCGGCCCGCGCCCGACGCCAGGCAGCACCAGTCACCGAACGGGCGGCATCGATCCTCGACGGGAACGACGACGAGGACTCCGCTCGGCCCCGACTCGGCGCCGGGCTCTAGCAGCTTTCGCCCGAGGCCGCGGCGCTCACCCCTACGCTCGAGGACGAGATGCGGGGCGCCGCGATGCACACGCTGGGGTACGCGGACGATGTACTTGGCCCAGCGGCGCCGAGAGTTGACCGGTCGGCACGGCTGCATGACCTCGGCGTGGTTGCGCGCTCGCTGCTGACAGTCGTCGAGATGACCGCTGAGTATGAAGCGAGGCAGGCGCTCTATGGCGCGGCGGCCCGTCAGCAAGTCATTACAGGGAGGCTGCGCAGTCCCCGTTTGTGAAACGTCGGCCACCACTCCAACTCGTTAAGCCCCACCGCCAGTTCAAGCTCGGAGAACCGTTTCATAAGGGACCATACGGCGATTTCCGCCTCCATCCGCGCGAGCGGGGCGCCAATGCAGTAGTGCACTCCGTAGCCGAACGCCAAGTGAGTTGGTGTACGGGTCGGGTCGAACACCTCGGGAGACGGGAACTCCCGCCCGTCCCGGTTCGCCGAAGCGATGGAGACCCACACTCGACTGCCAGCGGGGATGAGAGCGTTACCGATGCTGACGTCTTCGAGGGCGAAGCGGCGTACCGCCAGTGCGAAAGGGGGGTTCCAGCGCAGCGTCTCCTCGACCACCGACCGTATCGGGACGGCGCCACCTCGCACCGCCGTCAGCAGTCGGGGGTGCAGCAGCAGACTCAATGCTGTGTTGCCGATGAGATGCACGGCGTTGTCGTAGCCGGCGAACAGAGTGAGGAACGCCAGGGAGACGAGTTCAGGCTCGGTGAGTACGTCGCGGTCGTCGCGGGCTTGGACGAGGGCAGACAGAAGGTCCTCGGTCGGACTGTTTCGTTTTTCCTCGATAACACTTTTGAGAAATTGGTGCATCTGCCTCATCGCAGTGCGTGACTCCGTTGCCGCGCCTGGCGCTGGTGAGAAGAGTGTGTCGGTCCAGGCCCGAAAGTCGAGCCTCGCTGTCTCCGGGATGCCGAGCAGTTCACAGATGACGCTCATCGGCAGTGGGACGGCCAGGGCGTGGACGAGGTCCACGCGAGGGCCGGTCATCGTGGTGAGGAGTTCGTCGGTCAGCTTCTGGATGCGCATGCGCAGGCCCTCGACGCGACGAGGAGTGAATGCTTTGGCGACGAGCCGGCGCAGGCGAGTGTGGTCGGGCGGATCCATGTTGAGCAGGTGAGTATCGAGCTCAGGGGGCATGGAGGATCTGTACTCGCCGCTGGTCTTGGCGTTTGCCTTGTTCAGGGAGAGCCGGGGGTCTGCCAGAGCCGCGCGGGCCTCGGCGTACCGGGTGATCAGCCACATGGGTTCGCCGTCGGGAGTGGCGGTGCGGTGGACCGGGGCGGCTTCACGGAGCCGGGCATAGGTGCCATGTGGGTCAGCGACGAGTGCTTCACTGAGCAGCGACGAGACGCTGCCGGTCTGTTCGGTGTTGCTCATGCGTCCGTTTTCGCCGACTGGAGCCGCTCGAGAACGGCGGGGATGACGGGGGAGGTGCTGAAGGCGTCGGCGACCAGGGTCAGACGAGCACCTTCCTTGCTGAGGTCGCCGTTGGCGGCGTCGTCGAAGTCTGTGCCATGTCCCCCTGACGCCTCGTGGCCGGTGGACCGAGCCTGAAGGGCTGCTGCGATCTGCGCGGCTTCTGCAACGGCATCCGCCTCGTCACCGGGGATGTTCTGGTTCGCCGCTACTTCTCGTGTCATGCGGCTGATCTCCGGGTCATGGTGGGGACGAAGTCTCATTTCGCCGTCGAGTATCTCGATCACCTGGCGACCGAGGAAGAACCGGAGGTCGCGAGCCAGTTCCCTGCGGGAGGTCGGCGGGGTGACGAGGACGACTTCGGGGAAGGCACGGGTGATCGCCTGCCAAAGGGGGTAGCGGCGGTGGAAGGTGCGGTAGTCGGACATCCATGCCATGACCCGGCCGAGGCCGACCCCCCAGGCGGGCATGGTGAACCCTATGGCGAAGAGTGCCGCCGAGACGCTGGCGAACATGGGGGCCACAACGGAGTTGACGAAACCGAGTGGTGAGATGCCGAGCTTGTCCCAGATGAGGGAGATGACCTTGGGCAGGCAGTAGCCCAAGCCGGCGACTGCTCCCACGGTGACGATGCGCAGGCCGCGCCGCAGCCAAGGCTGGCCGACGATCTTGGAGTAGCGCCAGCAGAGCCGGATCAGCCCGATCATGCTGACTGTGTACAGGGTCTGGTGGACGAGGAGGAACTCCCAGATGTATGCGGTCTTGGCATAGTGAACGTCGAAGTCAAGGGCATGCGACGTATCGGTGGCGTCCCCCAGGAAGAACAGCACCCAGTTCGTGGTGACCGTGGCGAGGGCGTATCCGAGGATCAGCCGGTGACGGAGCCGGACCTTCGACTGCGCAGACGACCAGCTGACGAGGAGGGCCAGGAACGAGGTGAGGCAGACCTCCACGGTCGTGTAGATGATCAGCGAACTGATGTTGGGCGTGCCGATCAGAGCATCGACACGTACGTACACCGGGGGAGCGGCGAAGCCGAACGGTGCGGCGAACATTGCGATCGCCAGACACAGCCGCTGCAGTTCCTTGTTGCGCCAGTCGCGGGCGAGGTCTCTCAGCTTGAAGGCGAACGCGCTCCAAGTGATCAAGGAGAGCGTTCCGTAGACGACATTGAATAACACTCGGCTATGTCCTTGGTGTGGAACTGCGCCCCAGGGAGCGCTCGAGGTGGCTGACGAGGTTGACCACGTCTTCCGAAAGACTTGGCGTCGGCCGGGGAGCGGCGTTGGCGGCCTGCAGGGGGATCAGCGAGGCAACAAGCTCGGCAGCCCTCTCCTCGCTCCGGTCGTAGCAGGTGCGCCCGAGGACGGTGCGCACTAGCGCCGGGTCGATGTTCGGCAGAAGGAGTCGGGAGACCTCTTCCTCCTCTGCCGGGGTGGACTCGTGCTCGCAGAGCATGTGGCCGATCTCGTGGAGGACGATGTGGCCTTGGTGCGCTTTTCTGGCCTCCTCCTGGTAGATGACGTAGTCCACGTCGGATGTTGCGACCCACATGCCGCACAGGCCTCGGTCGGCGGGGAGCGGCATCGGTACGAGCGAGATGGCACGTCCGCGGCGCTCCTCTATCTGGTCGACGAGGGCATTGATGTTGAACGGCTCGGGGATGTCGAGTTGCCGGACCAGATCGGCGCAGTAGCGACGCAGTTCCCTGTCATTCATCCCCGCTCCCCCCGGGTCGGCCCACTGCCACTGGACAAAGACCACTTTCGTGCTCCCCCCCTCACCACCGCGGCGCCTGTCTCGCTCGGCAGCGGCGGAAGTCCGCATGGACCGCCGGACCCAACCCAGTTGCCTGCAGTGGAGCATCTTCGTATACCGCCCTACCAGCAGCTCACATCCGTTGCCGCTTGCTTGCCCGCTGCAGGTGCTGGATCACCGGGACGAGGGCAGCAAGCGCCTCCTCGTCCAGGTCGGCGACTGCCCGAAGAGCGATCTGGCGGGGGCCGATGCCCTGGGACTTCAGCGTCTCCACGAGGTTGAGATCTGCGGAGACCTGAGACGCTACTTCGTCGTTGACGAAGTAGCCGACGGGTACGCCGAAGAAGCTGGCGAGCGCATCGAGTTGCTCAGGACTCGGCGAAGTCCAGGTGCCGTGTCGTAGCTCCTCGACTTGTGCTGCTGTGATCTTGACCCCGTGCGCGGTGATTGTCTCGGCAACCTCGTGCGAGGTGTACGTCTCACGCCCTCTGGGGTGCATGACCGCGAAAAGGCGGTTCAGTCGCGCCGAGAGATCCGGGACGGCGGACGGCGGCTGCGCAGGCCTCGGCGGGTTCTCGGCGTCCGCCTCCCGGGGTGAGGGCACCGCAGCTTCGCGCTCCGCCGGCGAAGTGGCTGAACCATCGACCTCCGGCCTCCCTGACGTCTGCTGCAGCGCGGCCAACATGGGCAGCAGTACGCGGTTGAGGGCCTCAGCAGCTGGGGCGGTGAAAAACGCCTCGCCTCCCTCGACACCGAAGAATCCCACCAGGCCGTGCAGCAGTTCAACACTCGGTACTTTGTCGCCAGAGCACACCTGACGTGCCCAGAAAGAGGAAACACCCAGCTGTCGGGAAATGCTGCCAGCCAGGTCTGACATAGGCTTTCCGGTGCGTGCCAAGTATGCATCAGCAAGGATCTTGATACGTGCACTGACCCGGGCTGCCACGGTGTCGGCCGGAGTGTGGCCGCCTCTGAGTAGGACGGCGACGGTGTTTTGGGGCAGCGCCGCCTTTGCTGCCAGCTCCCCGATGTCGAGCACTTGCGATCGATTCATGCCCCGTTCTTTGAGCAGTGCCTCGAGGCGCGCAAGCGTCATCGGCAGGGGTGAGGCAGAGCCCACTGAGACACTCCCAGGCTACGGATGGTTAGGTTGGTCTGTGCATGGCACCTTACAGCGCCCCTGGTGGCAGGCTCAACGATCATTTATCGCCGAAAATGAGATTGTTGTGCATCGGTCCGCTCGTGCCGGCAGGACGTCACGAGGCAGTGCGTGGCTACTCGACATCTGTCATGGCGGGCGTTGTTGGTGTAGCTCTGCAGATGCGGCACGCCGTCATTCCGTGTTGCGGGCGCCGTTGGTGCGGCCCGTGACCTGCCCCGCGAAGTGCCGGACAGTTGCGGATGGGGCGTGGGTGAGTCCGCAACGTCAGGCACCACCTGCAGCGCCACACTGTCTGGTCTAGAGCCCAGGTGGGCAAGACCAGCGGGTGTCGCGCACTGCATGCTTTCAACGATCCTTTAGCTGAAAACGATCGTTGACATTGCTTATTGGACCTAGCACGATCCTGGGCTAGTCGAGCCGTGTCCGATGGACAACTTCCCGTGACGGACATGGCCGTGATCCGTTTGATTTTCAATCGTTGAATCGGAGGCGCGTATATGCGTGCGCCAACTGTGCGGACGGCGCTTCAACTGGCTGACGACGACTTCACCAAAACGGATGTGGCCGAATTCCATCGCTTGATGGCGGAGATTGTCGTGGTGTGCAAGGCGATCGGGGAGCTGTACACGCCTGGGGGCGAATGGTCCCCGATCGCCACCGGTCTCCTTGAGTAGTTTGAGGAATCCATGCAGGTCACCGCGGATATTTCCCGCCAGCTCAACAGGACGCGCAGGGGTATCCGCAGAATTACCGACAGGGCCCGTACGCGCAGGGACGACGGTCGTGGCGGCCGCTGCGGCCATACGTGGTGGCCCTAGGAAGGCGGTTCCTCGCACGGCTGGCCTGCGAGCCCCATGCTGGGGCCTGCCTGGTAGTACTTCGTCCCTGGCCCGGCATGTCCCGTCGCCGCTGTCACAGCCAGAATCTGTCAAGTCGATGCCCGAACGCCACGCCGGCAGACCTCCGGCGGACGCTTGGTGCGGCAACCCTTCGACGACTCTTCGAGTCTGCGCCGCACCGGTGCACTGAAGGAAAAGCACAAGGGGGAAACGCTCTGATGACATCCGTACCACATCCGCCCGCATCCAGTGTCGATCCAGCTGGCAGGAACATTGGAGCCGGCGCCGCACCAGGTGCCGGGTCGGCGCTCTACACCCGGATAGGGCGCAAGCTCAAGCAGGAGATCGTGTCGGGTGTCTATGCCCAGGGCGCGTACCTGCCTTCGTCGGGTGAACTCGGAAAGTTATATGGCGCGAACAAGAACACCGTCCTCCGGGCGCTTCGGATGCTGCGCGCCGAAGGGCTGATCGACTTCGGCCGGGGCCGTGGCGCGGTCGTGGTGCACTCGGCGCGCAAAGTGGGCCTCGCGGAGATATCGGAGCAGCTCCGCTACGTCGTGAACCTTGCCGACGTCTCCGGGATTCCGAGGGCCGCCGTCGTGGCTGCAATACACCGAATTCCGCCATCGCAAGGCCCGCGCCCCGCTGGGGCCTTGCCCGCCGCGGCGGCCCGACGTGGGGGAGCAGGCCGCACGGCGTTCAGGCCGCACGGGCGTGGTGCCGCGTGACGGGCGGCACCGCCGCGACAGTGGCAAGGAAGCTAATACCCAGGGTCACGATAAAGCCAGGGAAACCATCTCTCCTGGCCGAGGATCCCTTCGTGCGCGATGACTCGGAGCATGGGCAAAAGGCCAGGCAGCGCCGTAGCCCCGAGGGTCGGTTGATGTACTCTCCGTGGTGACCACGCAGAGTACAGGAATTGGTCTTTCATTGATCGCCGCATTCACCTGCGCCTAGATTCGCTGGCGACCGGAAGACCCCACGGGGCACCGCGTCTACTCCATACGGAAGGGAGGTGAACAGCATGGGACGGAAGATCTACGAGGCGCCGGCGATGTTCATTGCCGGTGACTTCCGACTGGACACCGGATTCCTGCGGCGCGGTCCGCATGAGCCCAGGGTCCGTCTGCCGCTGGGTTGGTAGCGATCTCTGGAGAACTATGTCGAGCCACGGCGAAAGCTGGTTTGTGGTACTGCCTGATTGTGAGGCCGGCCTCGCCGTGGCCTCGCGTCTCGAAGAACAACGAAGAAACAAGGCCCCAAAGCGGGTGCTCCATCCTTCCGGCCGGCCCCTGCTGATCGGCTCCTGGGGCTCCGCGTTCGTCACGACGACCCGGCACGGTCTCCAGGTCGCGGTCATCGGGTCGAGTTCCGCGGACGAGGACGGTATCGCGCAGCGCCTCGCTCACGAGCGTGACATCGCGTCCGCCGCCCGCAAGCTGGCAGCCCTGCGCGGCGACTTCCACATCGTCGTCGCGGGGGGCAGCCGGCTGCGGGTCCGGGGGACCGCGTCCGGGATGAGGCGGGTGTTCCACGCCGACACGGCAGGCGTGACAGTGGCGAGCAATCGCGCCGACGTCGTCGCCGGGCTGGTCGGCGCTCCCCTCGACGAGGAACTGCTCGCCGTCCGTCTGCTGGACTCGGTCCCCCATCCGCTCGGCGATGTGCCGTTGTGGCGGGGTGTTCACGCTGTGCCACCGGGCTTTCAGTTGGACACCGGCCCGGACGGCGTTTCCCGCACGCGGTGGTGGAGTCCCCCTGAGCCCCGGCTGGGTCTGGAGGAGGGGGCGGCACTGCTACGCCGGGAACTCGACTTGGCGGTCCGTGTGCGCACGGGGGCGGCGACGACGGTCAGTTCGGACCTGTCCGGAGGGCTGGACTCCACCGCTGTCTGTGCCGTGGCCGCCGCTGCCGGTGCCGCACCGTTCGCCCTCACCATGGCGAGCCGTGATCCTGGTGACGACGACGTCCACTGGGCGAAGCTGGCTGCGGCCGGCCTCAAGCACGCGGAGCACCTCGTGCTCCCCGTCGACCAGGTCCCGCTGTTCTACAGTGGACTACTGGAGGTCACCGGACCGGTCGACGAGCCGACGCCGACCATCCTCGACCAGCCCCGGCAACTCGCTGGTCATGACGAGATGGCGGTCCGCGGTTCAGAACTGCATCTCACTGGGATGGGCGGCGATCACGTCCTGTGGGGGCACCCGGCGCACGTACTCCAACGGCTGGCCACCGAGCCGTTCGGCGCACTGCGTCACCTTCGCGCATACCGGGCGCAAAACAGGTGGTCACTGCGGGACGCCCTGTCGGTGATCGGTGACCGCAGGTCCTATGGCCAGTGGCTGGTTGCCAGTGCCGACCGGCTCACCGCTCCCCGGGCGGCGCCGCACAGTGCGGACGTCCTTGCCTGGGACGTCCCACCCCGGATGCCCGGTTGGGCGACGCCGGACGCTGTCGCCGCCGTACGCCGCCGAATGCGGCTGGCGGCACAGTCAGCTATCCCCCTGGGCGGGACCCGGGCTCAGCACAACGAACTGAACATCCTGCACCACGGCACACGCGTGACCCGCGTCCTGCACCAGGTGTCCGAGCAGGGCGGTCTGCCGATGGCCAGCCCGTTCTTCGACGACCACGTGATCGAGGCCAGCTGGTCGGTACAGCCGGAGGACCGCTCCTCACCCTGGCTGTACAAGCCCCTTCTCAAGGCTGCGATGCGTGGCGTGGTGCCCTCCGAGGTGCTCAAGCGCGAGACCAAGGGTGAGGCGTCCGTCGACGCGGCCAACGGCCTGAGGGAAAACCGGGCCCGGATCGCGGAGCTGTGGCACGACTCCCGTCTCGCCCGGCTGGGGCTGGTCGACGCGGACAGGCTCCTCGCGACCACGCTGCAGCCGTCCTCGCCCGAACTCCGTTACGCAGGTCTCGATTCCACGCTGGCCTGCGAGATATGGCTGCGCACCGTCTGAGCGCCGTCCGAAGGGGGAAACGATGCGGCTGAGAGCCGACGTGTCACTGGTGGAGACCGACTACGGGAAGGTTCTGCTGGACGGACGCACCGGGAGGTACTGGGAACTGAACCCGACGGGCAGTTTGGCACTGGACGAACTGACCTCAGGCGGCGACATCGACTCCGTCACCACCCGGCTCACCGACGAGTTCGAGGTCGGTGCGGAACGAGCACGCTCCGACGCCGAGGCGCTCGTCGCGGCCCTGGTCGAGGCGGGGCTGGTGGACCGGTGAGCTTCCAGACCGTCCTGCGTCCCCCGTCAGCCGTCCCCTGGCGTGCGCGGTTGGCCGCGCGCCTGGCCGTGGGGACGGCCAAGCCGCTCACACGCCTGTCACCGGAGCGCATCCGCCGACTGCTGACCGCCCTCGCACGAGGGGCACAACCAGCCCGCTTCGAGCAGGTACAGGCCGCGCGGGACGCGGTCACCACCGTCAGCCTGCTGTGCGCGGGACGCGAAGGGTGCCTGCAGCGGTCGATCGCGACCGCGCTGCTGTGCCGGGCCCGCGGTGTCTGGCCGACGTGGTGCGTCGGCATCCGTACGGCCCCGCCGTTCGCCGCGCACGCCTGGGTGGAGAGCGACGGCCGCATGGTGGGGGAGGGCGTCCCCGTGGGCTACTTCCGGGTGCTGTTCAGCGTGGCACCACACGATGCGAAGGAGGGTCCCGATGGCCGGTACGGCTGCGGGTGAAAGCGTCGGCTACCGCGACCTGTTCGCGCTGCTCTTGGAGCGGCGGACGACGGTCGCCTGGGCGCTCGCTCTGACGGTCGTCGGCACGGTGCTCGGGCTGTTACAGCCGCTGCTCACGATGCGGCTGATCGACCGGGTGGGGTCCGGCGAGCCGCTGGCCGGCCCGGCACTGCTGCTCGCCGGGCTGTTCGCCGCTCAGGCATGCATCGAGGGCCTGGGCCAGTTCCTGCTCGACGTGGCTGGCGAGGGGGTGGTCCTGCGGCTGCGCAAGACTCTGGCGAACCGGCTGCTGCTCGCAAGAATTGGGGACTTCGACCGCCACCGGACCGGTGACCTGCTTTCCCGCGTGGGCACGGACACGACCGTGCTGCGCGACATGGTGGCGGGCAGCTTCGTCCAACTCGTCACCGTGGCGCTCACGGCCGTCGGTACGGGTGGACTGATGCTGTGGCTCGACCCCGTCATGTTCGGCATTGTCATCGCCACGATCGCCGCAGCAACTGTCGTCGTCGCCGGTGTCATGACCGGGATCCGCGGGACCACCGAGCAGTCCCTCACGGACGTCGGCACCATGACAGCCGATCTCGAACGGGCGTTGGGCAACATCCGCACCGTGCGCGCCTGCCGGGCGGAACTCCGCGAAGCCCGACGCATCGGCGCGGCCGCCGAGGCCGCCTTCACGAGTGGGGTGCGATCGGCCCGTTTGGGTTCACTCGTGGGACCGGTGATGGAGGTCGCGGTCAACGGATCGTTCCTGCTCGTGCTGCTCATCGGCGCGGTACGAGTCTCGAACGGCGACATGACGATCAGCGCACTCGTCGCCTTCCTGCTCTACGCGACCTACCTGGTGATGCCGCTGGCCGGCCTGTTCAGTGCCGTCGCCCTCATCCAGCGCGGCCTCGGGTCACTGAAACGCATTCAGGAAGCCCTGAGACTGCCCGTGGAGTCCACGTCAGACCCCGTCGAGGCGCCTACCCGAGGGCCAGGCCCACTGCTCGAACTGGTGGACGTCTCCTTCTCGTACGGGGACCGCCAGGTCCTGAGTGGGGTGTCGCTCCGGATTCCGGAGTACGGCTACCTCGCGATGGTGGGCAGGTCTGGCGCGGGCAAGACCACGGTCACCTCCCTCATCGAGCGCTTCTACGACCCGGATGACGGAGCGGTGCTCTTCCGGGGCACCGACCTCAGGAAGTTGGAACACCGCGGCTACCGACGGCATGTGGCGCTGGTGGAACAGCACACACCGCTGCTCTACGGTTCCCTGCGCCACAACCTCACGTACGCCGCACCGGACGCATCCGAGGACGCGATCCGCGACGTGCTCGACACGGTTGGCCTCGACGCACTCCTGCGACGCCTGCCGGACGGGCTCGACAGCGAGGTGGGCGAACGAGGGCTGCGCCTGTCGGGCGGCGAGCGCCAGCGCGTGGCCATCGCCCGCGCCCTGCTCGCCGAGCCCGACCTGCTGGTGCTGGACGAGCCCACCTCGCACCTCGACACCGTCAGCGAGGCGGAAATCGCCGAGGCTCTGCTGAGGGTCTCCGAGCGCTGCTCCCTGTTGGTCATCGCCCACCGGCTGTCGACGGTCCGCTCGGCGCGACGGATCGTTGTCATGGACGGCGGGCGGGTCAGTTCCATCGGAACACATGAGGAACTGCTCGCCAGAGACCGGACCTATCAGCAGCTGGTCGAAAGCCACCTGCTCCAGTCGGAGAAATCCGCACATGCGTGAGGTCAGTGGACACGAACCCCACTGGAAGGCTGCCCTGCAGCGACTGGACCGCCTCACTCCACGGGAGTCGGAGGTTTTTTCCATGATGGCGGAAGGTCTGTCGAACGAGAGTATGGCGAACCGTCTTCATTTGACTGAACGAACCGTGCGCGCGCACCTTTCGGCGATAGCCGAGAAGTTGGAACTACACTCCCGTTTGAGCCTCTGCCTGGCGTCGTACGTTTCTCGCAATACTGTCGCGAACGACAATGTCTGCCGGTGTGGCCGACGAGCAGAATAGGAATCAAGCAGAGGCCGACTCTGCGTCATTCCGTAATCCGACGGAATTGTCACGCGAAAGGAAATCACATGTCCGGCAACGCATTCGATCTGGACGTCCGGGTTACCTCGCCGTCCACCGCCGGCCTGGACAGGGCACCGGCATCCATCTCCTCGCTCCTCACCCGCGCGGTCTGCACCCGGGTGACCTGCAAGGCCAACTGCACCTACGTCTGCACGACCGTGTGCACCTCGGGCATCTGCCCGAAGGAGCACTCGCACTGAACCGGATGAGCCCGCTCTGATCGGGCTCACCTTCGACAACGGGTGTTGCCGTGGGCTCAGCACGGCAACACCCGTTTCCACTGCGACAGCCGAACGGCCGCGACACGAGGGATGGACATGCGTGAGAACCGGGAAACAGCCGGCTGGCCGGCTCGAGGCGAGGAGGACACGCTCATCGAACGCGCACACCGCGCGGTCCGCCTGGTCGCCGAACGGACCTCGACCACCGGCCAGGTGACCGAACTGGCTCTGACCGCTGCGGAACAGTCGGCGCACCCAGTGGGCTGGTACCCGCCGAGCCTCAGCCACGGCCAGGCCGGAACAGCCCTGTTGCACCTGTACACCGCCCGCGCGGGACTCGGCGACCGGGACACCGCCTTCGAGCACATGCGGGAAGCCGTGCTCGGCACCCGCGTCGTACCACTGGAGGTTCCCGGGATCTTCGGTGGCACCAGCGGACTGGCCCTGGCACTGGCCGACTGCGCCCACGACGAGCCACGCTTCCTGCCGAGCCTGCGCCGCGTGCACGAGCAACTCGCCGCCCAGGTGCTCGACACCGACTACCTGGCCGTGGAACGCGCGGTCACCGACGCCGACTATGACTGGATCAGCGGAGCGGCGGGGGTCCTCGCCTACCTCGTCTCCATCGAGAACCCCAGCCCCGCCGTCCGGGAGGCCGTGGGCCGGCTCCTCGACTACCTGGTGTGGCTGAGCGAGCCTGCGCAGACCCGGAACACCCCGCACCGCTGGCTGCTGGTCCCCGACGTCTACCCACCCGTCGGGAACGACCACGACAGGTATCCGCACGGGTACCTGAACCTCGGCTTCTCGCACGGCGTGCCCGGAGTCGCCGCGGCGCTGGCTGCGGCTGCTGCGTCCGGCCACCGACACCCGGGACTCGACACGGCCGTCACCACCTTCACCGCCTGGATCCTCGCTCATCAGGCCGCCGACGAGTTCGGTCCGCTGTGGCATGACGGCGTGGCGGTTGACGTGGACGGCAACGAACAGCCCCGCCTGCACGGCCACGACCAGATCGCCTGGTGCTACGGCACGGCCGGTGTCGCCTCGGCCCTGCTCGACATCTCGCGCAGCACCGGTGACAACGGCCTACTGACTACGGCCGTCACCGCGTTCGAGGCCGTGCTGCGGCGAGCTGCGCAGGCCGGACCGCTGTCGCCGACCCTGTGTCACGGACAGGCCGGCCTGCTGATGATGTGCCGCGCCTTCGCACCCTTCAGCGGCCTCGCCCGCGAACGGATCCCCGTCCTGCTCGACCGGCTGCTCGAGCATGCCGACGAGGCACGACCGGCGGTGTTCGCGGACCACCAGCTGCCCGGACACCTGGTGGACGACCCGGGCCTGCTGTGCGGAGCCGCCGGAGTCGCCCTCGCGATCCTCGCTGCCCTGAACGACGACCGTCCGGCCTGGTTCCGGGCCTGCTTCGCAAGGTGATGCGCATGTCCCGGTACGTACCCGCCGACTTCTACCTCCTGCGCTCTCCCGCACTGCCCGCGGAGACGTTCCGCGCGTTCATGAGCGACCCTGATCACACGTCCGGCGCCCTGTTACGGCTGGCTGACGACCCCGAGGTCCGGCGGGCGATCTTCGTCGCCAGCGAGGGCCTGGCGGAGGGCCTCACACAG contains these protein-coding regions:
- a CDS encoding ABC transporter ATP-binding protein — its product is MAGTAAGESVGYRDLFALLLERRTTVAWALALTVVGTVLGLLQPLLTMRLIDRVGSGEPLAGPALLLAGLFAAQACIEGLGQFLLDVAGEGVVLRLRKTLANRLLLARIGDFDRHRTGDLLSRVGTDTTVLRDMVAGSFVQLVTVALTAVGTGGLMLWLDPVMFGIVIATIAAATVVVAGVMTGIRGTTEQSLTDVGTMTADLERALGNIRTVRACRAELREARRIGAAAEAAFTSGVRSARLGSLVGPVMEVAVNGSFLLVLLIGAVRVSNGDMTISALVAFLLYATYLVMPLAGLFSAVALIQRGLGSLKRIQEALRLPVESTSDPVEAPTRGPGPLLELVDVSFSYGDRQVLSGVSLRIPEYGYLAMVGRSGAGKTTVTSLIERFYDPDDGAVLFRGTDLRKLEHRGYRRHVALVEQHTPLLYGSLRHNLTYAAPDASEDAIRDVLDTVGLDALLRRLPDGLDSEVGERGLRLSGGERQRVAIARALLAEPDLLVLDEPTSHLDTVSEAEIAEALLRVSERCSLLVIAHRLSTVRSARRIVVMDGGRVSSIGTHEELLARDRTYQQLVESHLLQSEKSAHA
- a CDS encoding lanthionine synthetase C family protein: MRENRETAGWPARGEEDTLIERAHRAVRLVAERTSTTGQVTELALTAAEQSAHPVGWYPPSLSHGQAGTALLHLYTARAGLGDRDTAFEHMREAVLGTRVVPLEVPGIFGGTSGLALALADCAHDEPRFLPSLRRVHEQLAAQVLDTDYLAVERAVTDADYDWISGAAGVLAYLVSIENPSPAVREAVGRLLDYLVWLSEPAQTRNTPHRWLLVPDVYPPVGNDHDRYPHGYLNLGFSHGVPGVAAALAAAAASGHRHPGLDTAVTTFTAWILAHQAADEFGPLWHDGVAVDVDGNEQPRLHGHDQIAWCYGTAGVASALLDISRSTGDNGLLTTAVTAFEAVLRRAAQAGPLSPTLCHGQAGLLMMCRAFAPFSGLARERIPVLLDRLLEHADEARPAVFADHQLPGHLVDDPGLLCGAAGVALAILAALNDDRPAWFRACFAR
- a CDS encoding response regulator transcription factor: MREVSGHEPHWKAALQRLDRLTPRESEVFSMMAEGLSNESMANRLHLTERTVRAHLSAIAEKLELHSRLSLCLASYVSRNTVANDNVCRCGRRAE
- a CDS encoding FDLD family class I lanthipeptide, with amino-acid sequence MSGNAFDLDVRVTSPSTAGLDRAPASISSLLTRAVCTRVTCKANCTYVCTTVCTSGICPKEHSH
- a CDS encoding lasso peptide biosynthesis B2 protein, whose translation is MSFQTVLRPPSAVPWRARLAARLAVGTAKPLTRLSPERIRRLLTALARGAQPARFEQVQAARDAVTTVSLLCAGREGCLQRSIATALLCRARGVWPTWCVGIRTAPPFAAHAWVESDGRMVGEGVPVGYFRVLFSVAPHDAKEGPDGRYGCG